The Halococcus sediminicola genome has a segment encoding these proteins:
- a CDS encoding DUF7331 family protein: MSTSPQESPSDTSASVPAREERLVAFEREDGAVVIYDERQHTAWLQSSGATSLADAR, encoded by the coding sequence ATGAGCACGTCCCCACAGGAGTCGCCCTCCGACACCTCCGCGAGCGTACCGGCACGCGAAGAACGCCTCGTCGCCTTCGAGCGCGAGGACGGCGCGGTCGTTATCTACGACGAGCGCCAGCACACGGCGTGGCTGCAATCGAGCGGCGCGACGTCGCTCGCCGACGCCCGATAG
- a CDS encoding CNNM domain-containing protein, translating into MVDAATVAQFVGGLALLFSNGFFVVTEFAMTRVRQFPEEEFRGQRGLERAWEMTEQLEIYLSGCQLGITISSVGLGVVAEPALASLLDPAVRAAGLAGLLGGGSDGHTALSVLLALAVVNLLHVIVGEQAPTYFGIERTKLAARYGAPVLYWWTTALGPIIRFADWVAKGLLSLFGVEITRSWADEEVEEGDESPPTSRGELRSRMGTVLGQGSLSEEREREVINALAIGETAIDEVMVERSGIVALSTAEPVAANLELMAKRQHTRFPLVNTDLEEFVGVVYTPEVLSHVDALRNGERDLASLATPPLTVPSDVPVSDLIDRFQEEHQELALVADATDERVVGLVTATDAFEAIAGDIEDPLD; encoded by the coding sequence ATGGTCGACGCTGCGACGGTTGCCCAGTTCGTCGGTGGTCTCGCGCTGTTGTTCTCGAACGGCTTCTTCGTCGTGACCGAGTTCGCCATGACTCGCGTCCGCCAGTTCCCCGAAGAGGAGTTTCGGGGCCAGCGCGGCCTCGAACGCGCGTGGGAGATGACCGAACAGCTCGAAATCTACCTCTCTGGCTGTCAGCTCGGCATCACGATTTCGAGCGTCGGGCTGGGCGTCGTCGCCGAACCGGCGCTCGCGTCGCTGCTCGACCCGGCCGTGCGGGCGGCCGGACTCGCGGGGCTGCTCGGCGGCGGTTCGGACGGTCACACCGCTCTGTCAGTCTTGCTCGCGCTCGCCGTCGTCAACCTCCTCCACGTCATCGTCGGCGAGCAGGCCCCCACCTACTTCGGCATCGAGCGGACGAAACTCGCCGCGCGCTACGGCGCACCAGTGTTGTACTGGTGGACGACGGCGCTCGGGCCGATCATCCGCTTTGCCGACTGGGTGGCCAAGGGGCTGCTCTCGCTGTTCGGGGTCGAGATCACTCGCTCGTGGGCCGACGAGGAGGTCGAGGAGGGCGACGAGTCGCCGCCGACCTCGCGCGGCGAACTCCGGAGTCGGATGGGGACGGTGTTGGGGCAGGGGTCGCTGTCCGAGGAGCGCGAGCGGGAGGTCATCAACGCCCTCGCCATCGGCGAGACGGCCATCGACGAGGTGATGGTCGAGCGCAGCGGCATCGTCGCGCTCTCGACGGCCGAACCGGTCGCGGCGAACCTCGAACTCATGGCCAAGCGCCAGCACACCCGGTTCCCGCTCGTGAACACCGACCTGGAGGAGTTCGTCGGCGTCGTCTACACCCCCGAGGTGCTCTCGCACGTCGATGCCCTCCGGAACGGCGAGCGCGACCTCGCATCGCTCGCCACCCCGCCGCTGACCGTTCCGTCAGACGTGCCAGTCAGCGACCTCATCGACCGGTTTCAAGAGGAACACCAGGAACTCGCGCTCGTCGCCGACGCGACCGACGAACGGGTTGTCGGTCTCGTGACCGCGACCGACGCCTTCGAGGCCATCGCCGGCGATATCGAGGACCCGCTCGACTGA
- a CDS encoding YbaK/EbsC family protein: MHRRAAAFAERADEEHDFAVDVHEFPAGTKTASDAAAAIGCDVAQIASSLVFVVPDPVVVVTSGANRVSEAKLAEVCAVDESAVGMADADVVRETVGWSIGGVPPFCHDSSLPVYMDDTLREFATVWAAAGTPEAVFPIAPERLRTLADAQPVDVAE, translated from the coding sequence ATGCACCGACGGGCAGCAGCCTTCGCCGAGCGTGCCGACGAAGAACACGACTTCGCCGTCGACGTCCACGAGTTTCCCGCGGGAACCAAGACGGCGAGCGACGCGGCCGCGGCCATCGGCTGTGACGTCGCCCAGATAGCGAGTTCGCTCGTGTTCGTGGTCCCCGACCCGGTCGTGGTGGTCACGAGCGGGGCCAACCGCGTCAGCGAGGCGAAACTCGCTGAGGTATGTGCGGTCGACGAGAGCGCGGTCGGGATGGCCGACGCCGACGTGGTACGTGAGACCGTCGGCTGGTCGATCGGCGGCGTTCCGCCCTTTTGTCACGATTCATCCCTCCCGGTCTACATGGACGACACTCTCCGGGAGTTCGCGACCGTCTGGGCCGCCGCGGGCACGCCGGAGGCGGTGTTTCCGATTGCGCCCGAACGCCTCCGGACACTCGCCGACGCACAGCCCGTCGACGTAGCGGAGTAG